A single region of the Oncorhynchus keta strain PuntledgeMale-10-30-2019 chromosome 37, Oket_V2, whole genome shotgun sequence genome encodes:
- the LOC118374948 gene encoding cytokine receptor-like factor 1 isoform X1 has protein sequence MLSLLFLILYIPAVVSSSSQMAGIFPQDPALPIGSTLTATCSVSPDLGLHASSLFWSLNGRRLPSSSYSVLSPTALSVTLPGLPASRQRSGDNLVCHNHGGHVLAGSCLYIGMPPVKPVNLTCWSRNTKDLTCRWAPGGQGETFIKTKYTLKYKLRWYGRERECEEYSAAQPYSCYIPRDLALFTPYEIWVEATNQLGSATSDVITLDILDVVMTDPPSGVSVSRVGDLEDHLSVRWESPPALKDFLFQAKYQIRYRLEDISDWKVMDDVGNLTSCRLAGLRPGTVYFVQVRCNPVGIYGSRRAGIWSEWSHPTAASTPHSERVLSSSCDSKSGDSNSTLRRELKQFFGWVRNNAYGCGGMSIKLYDQWRVWMQKSHKTRNQVLQGDKS, from the exons ATGTTGTCATTATTATTCTTGATTCTGTACATTCCTGCTGTTGTGTCCTCGTCGTCAC agaTGGCTGGGATCTTCCCCCAGGACCCAGCCCTACCCATCGGCTCCACCCTCACTGCCACATGTTCAGTCAGCCCTGATCTGGGCCTCCATGCCAGCTCTCTGTTCTGGAGCCTGAATGGCCGCCGGCTGCCCAGCTCTTCTTACAGCGTGTTGAGCCCTACGGCCCTCAGTGTCACCCTGCCGGGCTTACCAGCCTCTAGGCAGAGGTCAGGGGACAACCTGGTGTGTCACAACCATGGAGGACATGTTCTAGCCGGGTCCTGCCTCTACATTGGGA TGCCTCCAGTGAAGCCAGTCAACTTAACCTGCTGGTCCAGAAACACCAAAGACCTGACCTGTCGATGGGCAccgggaggacagggagagacctTCATCAAGACCAAATACACACTCAAATACAAACTCAG gtggtatggcagagagagagaatgtgaggagTACAGTGCCGCCCAGCCATACTCTTGCTACATACCTCGTGACCTCGCCCTCTTCACGCCCTACGAGATCTGGGTGGAAGCCACCAATCAGCTCGGCTCAGCCACCTCTGATGTCATCACCCTGGATATCCTAGACGTGG TAATGACGGACCCGCCGTCAGGTGTGAGTGTGAGTCGTGTGGGTGACCTGGAGGACCATCTGAGTGTTCGATGGGAGTCTCCCCCAGCTCTCAAAGACTTCCTGTTCCAGGCCAAGTACCAGATACGCTACCGGCTGGAGGACATCTCAGACTGGAAGGTCATGGATGACGTTGGGAACCTGACATCATGTCGCCTGGCAGGCCTGAGACCGGGTACTGTGTATTTTGTCcag GTACGCTGTAACCCAGTAGGGATCTATGGGTCTCGTAGGGCTGGTATCTGGAGTGAATGGAGCCATCCTACTGCTGCTTCTACACCTCATAGTG AGCGTGTGTTATCAAGTTCGTGTGACTCCAAGTCTGGAGACTCCAATTCTACGTTACGTCGTGAGCTGAAGCAGTTCTTCGGCTGGGTACGGAATAATGCGTATGGCTGCGGCGGCATGTCAATCAAACTCTACGACCAATGGAGAGTCTGGATGCAGAAGTCCCACAAAACACGCAACCAG gtcctaCAAGGGGATAAGTCATAG
- the odf3l2a gene encoding outer dense fiber protein 3-like protein 2a, whose product MEVKRRPIIAGREKGPGPGRYALPPTIGYINHDLTKPSSPAYTFHRRMSSNMVSVDCSPGPQYHIDDKMTRFGRVGTPSYSMLGRARHSAELFQTPGPGAYSPEKPHLRTPSYTIGSRSRYRIMDSVPAPNRYTLPNLLGSQVPHKPSSASYSLAGRRQVGAPSEDLSMTPGPGRYNSTDPSVYLTRQPSFSMQSRTTRASDQSQKPGPGTHSPEKVLLHLPRPPAFSLGIRHSEFITPLVVVVSD is encoded by the exons ATGGAGGTTAAGAGACGTCCGATAATCGCTGGCAGAGAGAAAG GGCCAGGCCCCGGGCGCTATGCTCTCCCTCCAACCATTGGCTACATCAACCATGACCTCACCAAGCCCAGTAGCCCCGCCTACACCTTCCACAGACGTATGAGCAGCAACA TGGTCTCTGTGGATTGCAGTCCAGGACCCCAGTACCACATCGATGACAAGATGACCCGGTTCGGCCGCGTCGGTACCCCTTCTTACTCCATGCTCGGCAGGGCAAGACACTCCG CTGAACTCTTCCAGACTCCAGGTCCAGGTGCCTACAGCCCAGAGAAACCTCATCTCAGAACTCCCTCCTACACTATTGGCTCTCGGTCACGCTACCGTATAATGGATTCTGTGCCCGCCCCTAACCG GTACACCCTCCCTAACCTGCTGGGTTCCCAGGTGCCCCACAAGCCGTCCAGTGCCAGCTACAGCTTGGCGGGGCGCAGACAGGTTGGCGCTCCATCAGAAGACCTGTCCATGACCCCTGGACCAGGGCGTTACAACAGTACTGACCCCAGCGTCTACCTCACACGACAGCCGTCCTTCTCTATGCAG AGCCGGACTACCCGGGCCAGCGATCAGTCTCAGAAGCCTGGGCCAGGGACCCACAGCCCGGAGAAGGTCCTGCTCCACCTCCCCAGACCTCCTGCCTTCTCCCTGGGCATCAGACACTCAGAGTTCATTACTCCTCTGGTGGTGGTTGTTTCCGACTGA
- the LOC118374948 gene encoding cytokine receptor-like factor 1 isoform X2 — MLSLLFLILYIPAVVSSSSQMAGIFPQDPALPIGSTLTATCSVSPDLGLHASSLFWSLNGRRLPSSSYSVLSPTALSVTLPGLPASRQRSGDNLVCHNHGGHVLAGSCLYIGMPPVKPVNLTCWSRNTKDLTCRWAPGGQGETFIKTKYTLKYKLRWYGRERECEEYSAAQPYSCYIPRDLALFTPYEIWVEATNQLGSATSDVITLDILDVVMTDPPSGVSVSRVGDLEDHLSVRWESPPALKDFLFQAKYQIRYRLEDISDWKVMDDVGNLTSCRLAGLRPGTVYFVQVRCNPVGIYGSRRAGIWSEWSHPTAASTPHSERVLSSSCDSKSGDSNSTLRRELKQFFGWVRNNAYGCGGMSIKLYDQWRVWMQKSHKTRNQVGPTRG, encoded by the exons ATGTTGTCATTATTATTCTTGATTCTGTACATTCCTGCTGTTGTGTCCTCGTCGTCAC agaTGGCTGGGATCTTCCCCCAGGACCCAGCCCTACCCATCGGCTCCACCCTCACTGCCACATGTTCAGTCAGCCCTGATCTGGGCCTCCATGCCAGCTCTCTGTTCTGGAGCCTGAATGGCCGCCGGCTGCCCAGCTCTTCTTACAGCGTGTTGAGCCCTACGGCCCTCAGTGTCACCCTGCCGGGCTTACCAGCCTCTAGGCAGAGGTCAGGGGACAACCTGGTGTGTCACAACCATGGAGGACATGTTCTAGCCGGGTCCTGCCTCTACATTGGGA TGCCTCCAGTGAAGCCAGTCAACTTAACCTGCTGGTCCAGAAACACCAAAGACCTGACCTGTCGATGGGCAccgggaggacagggagagacctTCATCAAGACCAAATACACACTCAAATACAAACTCAG gtggtatggcagagagagagaatgtgaggagTACAGTGCCGCCCAGCCATACTCTTGCTACATACCTCGTGACCTCGCCCTCTTCACGCCCTACGAGATCTGGGTGGAAGCCACCAATCAGCTCGGCTCAGCCACCTCTGATGTCATCACCCTGGATATCCTAGACGTGG TAATGACGGACCCGCCGTCAGGTGTGAGTGTGAGTCGTGTGGGTGACCTGGAGGACCATCTGAGTGTTCGATGGGAGTCTCCCCCAGCTCTCAAAGACTTCCTGTTCCAGGCCAAGTACCAGATACGCTACCGGCTGGAGGACATCTCAGACTGGAAGGTCATGGATGACGTTGGGAACCTGACATCATGTCGCCTGGCAGGCCTGAGACCGGGTACTGTGTATTTTGTCcag GTACGCTGTAACCCAGTAGGGATCTATGGGTCTCGTAGGGCTGGTATCTGGAGTGAATGGAGCCATCCTACTGCTGCTTCTACACCTCATAGTG AGCGTGTGTTATCAAGTTCGTGTGACTCCAAGTCTGGAGACTCCAATTCTACGTTACGTCGTGAGCTGAAGCAGTTCTTCGGCTGGGTACGGAATAATGCGTATGGCTGCGGCGGCATGTCAATCAAACTCTACGACCAATGGAGAGTCTGGATGCAGAAGTCCCACAAAACACGCAACCAGGTAG gtcctaCAAGGGGATAA